The following nucleotide sequence is from Cicer arietinum cultivar CDC Frontier isolate Library 1 chromosome 2, Cicar.CDCFrontier_v2.0, whole genome shotgun sequence.
ctatttcttgttcatcaacttcttctccaatgtgtgactcatgacaaagttgactaatagtctcatctccaatcacatgatccaaatttgacatttcatccatttgaaatgcaacttcttcattttgacctgcttcaacttcttcgattccactcgttggtcttgttttgattgcagcacaccaaccttgtttgcttctgacagttgatggataaggaacataatagacttgtcttacattatgggccagggcaaatggatcaaaccgtggatattttttgctcatacgaatgtctacagtattggatatcaaatttattttagttcctctgctagatggatcaa
It contains:
- the LOC140919243 gene encoding uncharacterized protein, translating into MGPSRSFKEWHTYYVNGYKFHTESWTEGKETINSGVCMKSVSDSGVVEDFYGIIEHIYEIDYTFLDYAKKVVLFYCKWFDPSSRGTKINLISNTVDIRMSKKYPRFDPFALAHNVRQVYYVPYPSTVRSKQGWCAAIKTRPTSGIEEVEAGQNEEVAFQMDEMSNLDHVIGDETISQLCHESHIGEEVDEQEIDELENDEGNDLIHSSNDDDDDDEDEDEDN